The window TGTGGAAGTTTTCCCTCCATTGTGTCTTCTACTGATTCTAAGACATTTGCTCCTCCACTAATTCGCATCGCTTGGTAAACATAAGAACGTCCTGATAGTGGGTCACGAATAGCTCCACCAATACATGTAGATGCTCCACCAAATGGTTCAATTTCTGTTGGGTGATTATGTGTTTCATTTTTAAACATTAATAACCACGGTTCAATTTCTCCATCAACATCGACATCAATATAAATACTACATGCATTAATTTCATCTGAAACTTCTAAATCATTTAAAGATCCTAACTTACGTTGTTCCTTCATCGCAATCGTTGCCATATCCATTAATGTCATCGGTTTACGATGATTATGAACGCGTTCACGCATCGTGCAATACTCTTCAAATGTTTGTTGTAAAATATCATGGAAACGTCCACTTTCAATTGTGACATTTTTAATTAACGTTTCAAAAGTTGTATGACGACAATGATCTGACCAATAAGTATCAAGAACTTTTAATTCCGTTTCTGTTGGATTACGACGTTCATCCTTACGGAAATAAGTTTGAATCATCTTAATATCATCAAGAGTCATTGCCATTTGATGTTCATTTAAAAAGTTAGTTAATTTTTCATCGTTGTAATCAATGAATCCTTCGTACGTTTTAACTTCTTGAATTTCAACACTTTCATCTAATCCTAGCGGTGCTTGTAAATCTTTTTCACGCATTTCAATCGGATTGATGTAATATTGTTTAATTTTTTCAAGTTCTTCGTTTGAATTGATTCCTTCTAACACAATAACTTTTCCACTCTTAACACGAACTTCGTCATTTCCTGTTAAAAGTTGAACACACTGAATCGCAGAGTCGGCACGTTGATCGTATTGACCTGGTAAAAACTCAACAGCAAAGTATGTTTTATCTTGTAAATCTAGTGACATACTCACTTGATCAGTGACTGTTTCTGATAAAACATTCTGTTTTGCTGTTTCAAGCTCTTGCTCATTGACGTTGAAAATATCATAAACATTAATCGTACGAACGTTAGTTAATGATAAGTGTAAATTTTCATTTAAATCATGGCGTAAGCTTTTTGCTTCTGTTGCATACATCTCCTTTTTTTCTACAAAAACACGATACTGACTCATTCTCATCCTCATCCTTTACTTTGGAAAATTAATTAAAAACTGATTAACTGTTTCTTCTAATTTTTCTTCGCTCTCATTCATGAATGTGATATGACCTACTTTTCGATTAACTCGCATCTCCTCTTTCCCATAAAGATGAAGTTTAGCATCTGAAAATTCAGGTTGGATCCATGAATTCAACGTATATTCGACATGTTGCCCTAATAGATTGACCATTATTGTCGGTTGAATTAGTTTAGGTTCAATTAATGGCAATCCACAAATTGCTCGAATATGTTGTTCAAATTGAGAGACATTACATCCATCAATCGTATAATGTCCTGAGTTATGTGGTCGTGGTGCTAATTCATTGATAATCAGATCATTCTCAATAACAAATATTTCAATGGCTAGCGTTCCAATAAAATCTAACTTTTCAATCAATGTTGCAGCAATTATTTCTGCTTTTTTAATTAAATGCGGTTCGATTTTAGCAGGAACGATACTTAAATGTAGAATATGATTGTGATGAACATTTTCAACAACTGGAAATGTTTCAACTTGTTTATTAGTTCCCCTTGTAACAATCACTGAAATTTCTTTTGTAAATGGTACAAATCCTTCTAAAATACAGGTTTGATTTTCTACAACGGACTGAACATGTTGTAAATCTAATTCCGATTTTAATGTCCACTGG of the Turicibacter sp. TJ11 genome contains:
- the purK gene encoding 5-(carboxyamino)imidazole ribonucleotide synthase, with translation MTSVILPPSTIGIIGGGQLGRMMAISAKQMGYKVAVLEPATLSPLAQIADAEINAPYDDQAALHQLLSISDVVTYEFENINSDVIQACESVGYIPQGHRPLALTQHRYIEKTAINNCGFKTAPFEKVNNFSQLKEAVKKIGYPSILKTVTGGYDGKGQWTLKSELDLQHVQSVVENQTCILEGFVPFTKEISVIVTRGTNKQVETFPVVENVHHNHILHLSIVPAKIEPHLIKKAEIIAATLIEKLDFIGTLAIEIFVIENDLIINELAPRPHNSGHYTIDGCNVSQFEQHIRAICGLPLIEPKLIQPTIMVNLLGQHVEYTLNSWIQPEFSDAKLHLYGKEEMRVNRKVGHITFMNESEEKLEETVNQFLINFPK